The following proteins come from a genomic window of Malus domestica chromosome 02, GDT2T_hap1:
- the LOC103401000 gene encoding protein FMP32, mitochondrial-like, translated as MAAAAACRRVAQLGTGSGIGLSGFGGAGGGSRAVSPSLEYRHLDCRLTSQLVKSNGKRLFLVDTLALVRRLEGQGVPSKHAEAITSAITEVLNDSLENVSHSFVTKGEMQKTEMIQESNLSKFKSEIQSAQGHHFSLLQHETEKLRNDIEKMRSELRYEIDKVTAGQRLDLNLERGRIREELSNQNAETNNLTNKLDREIHALRAQVEAAKYDVIKYCIGSLVSISAVGLAVLRILK; from the exons ATGGCCGCTGCCGCGGCTTGCAGACGGGTTGCCCAACTGGGGACCGGGTCGGGGATCGGATTATCCGGTTTCGGAGGGGCCGGTGGTGGCTCGAGAGCGGTGTCTCCGTCGTTGGAGTACAGGCATTTGGATTGCAGGCTGACTTCTCAGCTGGTCAAATCAAATGGAAAGCGGTTGTTTCTTGTCGATACATTAGCGTTG GTTAGGAGATTAGAGGGACAAGGCGTGCCCTCGAAGCACGCCGAGGCGATAACATCTGCCATTACTGAAGTTTTGAATGACAGCTTGGAAAATGTGTCTCATTCATTTGTTACAAAAGGAGAGATGCAGAAA ACGGAGATGATCCAAGAATCCAACTTGTCCAAATTCAAATCCGAAATTCAAAGTGCGCAG GGAcaccatttttctttgttgCAACACGAGACTGAAAAACTTCGGAATGATATAGAGAAGATGCGGAGTGAATTGAG GTATGAAATCGACAAAGTTACTGCAGGACAGCGGTTGGACTTGAACCTGGAAAGAGG GAGGATACGAGAAGAGCTATCAAATCAGAATGCTGAAACCAATAACCTCACCAACAAACTTGATCGG GAAATTCATGCTTTAAGGGCTCAGGTGGAAGCAGCAAAATACGATGTCATAAAATACTGCATAGGTTCTCTGGTATCGATATCTGCTGTCGGTCTCGCTGTACTCCGTATCTTAAAGTAA
- the LOC103401007 gene encoding uncharacterized protein isoform X2, with product MDTNNNSKDELRDQSKTSQKGRSCKGTLYYSSALKSKAYNPLCVGVPRSIPEVPQSIVSETETKASKDDRHLTEFRYACAGYSLYLDRITKDHSGKEQPELPVCYGLELLVGKRMVQKTPAAAPVSAHVHHKQVREVPQTQRQQPTQSAGSLFFNRFTRNADLVASGVTKNIRKVGNYIKGSVDDFLYQYRGRPK from the exons ATGGATACGAACAACAACAGCAAAGACGAGCTCCGGGACCAATCAAAAACCTCCCAAAAAGGCAGATCATGCAAAGGAACACTCTATTATTCATCCGCCCTCAAATCCAAGGCTTACAATCCTCTCTGCGTCGGCGTTCCTCGCTCCATCCCCGAAG TGCCTCAGTCAATAGTTTCGGAAACTGAGACGAAAGCTTCTAAAGATGATCGACATCTTACTGAATTTCGTTATGCTTGTGCTGGTTACTCGCTGTACTTGGATCGAATTACGAAAGACCATTCTGGAAAGGAACAACCAGAATTGCCTGTTTGCTACGGTCTCGAG CTTTTGGTTGGCAAAAGAATGGTTCAAAAGACACCTGCTGCTGCTCCCGTTTCTGCCCATGTCCATCATAAACAGG TTCGTGAAGTCCCTCAGACTCAGAGGCAGCAACCGACTCAGTCTGCAGGAAGTCTTTTCTTCAACAG GTTTACAAGAAACGCAGATCTTGTTGCTTCAGGGGTGACTAAGAACATACGTAAAGTTGGGAACTACATAAAAGGAAGTGTCGATGATTTTCTATACCAGTACAGAGGGCGACCAAAGTAA
- the LOC103407085 gene encoding zinc finger CCCH domain-containing protein 44-like, with translation MELEQAQLASAFYGPSMQEDGGGGGEPPQSQEVFDRSMPAVKDCMAADQCETIGGGMVVGKAGQMVVVKEEAGKNLGKRRRGRPPSGHAKATAVSKMQDEEEDVCFICFDGGSLVLCDRRGCPKAYHPSCIKRDEAFFKSKAKWNCGWHICSSCQKAAHYWCYTCTYSLCKRCTKGADYQCVRGNKGFCGTCMRTIMLIENVQENKEGAQVDFDDKSSWEYLFKVYWILLKRKLSLTSDDLFKAKNPWNEAAVMVGKGDSSTELYDGNKTNSGAVNCCADLEATHSKRSNKKPRTLDKDLSVEDTVWASKELLEFVAYLRNGDTSVLSQFDVQALLFEYIKKNNLHDPRQKCQIICDSRLINLFGKECVGHFEMLKLLEFHFLIKESSKADNIISPGVDNTVGSQMEIDGNYDNQMMMRNDKRCKTRKRVDEKGPPTNPDGFAAIDLHNINLIYLRRNWVEKLIEDVDKLHEKVVGSIVRIRIPTGDQKEDIYRLVQVTGTSKVAQPYKVGTKTTDVKLEILNLKKKEVISIDEISNQEFSQDECKRLRQSIRCGLSKQLTLGEIQEKAMALHAIRVNDCLEAEVLRISQLRDRASEKGRRKELRQCVDKLQLLNSLEERQRRLREIPEVRPDPSMDPSCESEGSAGAFDKKQDAKVRPRRSGRKGRAPFSQPREGDTSSNSRSKAPKNPGRATFGINGCNTTRSQVNLTGLVAFDGNNQSAVESNTPSEVASENSSLPSSIVTSANHSVDDFETDIIWHYQDPTGKVQGPFTLMLLRKWNTAGHFPLDHRIWKIDENPDNSILLADALNGQYKQPLLPHDSPLLSQEFTAASDDRNNGQDDGRNKSMNTTPIDGKQVEESWNTKQDGQSLQNSGNSELLRSTAPADVVNSSDEQTGIILQGLDQLKDDNSSPNQPQESSSQPSPAFPVKPSETLSHQEGESRGEEINSDQKNGNLDPQQAAQAQITNGQHNESRSDSEGHSGQSSGQNWRPPPVSSPSNGHHSNSDLVPLIKSLEIPEQDQKENNFSDMPGPTPKPSNGDLQGQAAENRQSVPSNVPVQDAGHSWSTSSSLVGGGAPLPEVDDDWAKPSSIEEWESSLVSASSFKPSEMNQFTEPTEFCTLPDESVSDLLAEVEAMETLSSLATPTSIMNCQGDFTEGSKNDSFSSVDGFSPAPDPGKGDALSSTGDLRVSKAMDEPVGVCQGNALDLSSTANLQVSMVTDEPVGACQGNALDLKNRSGVHSSTSPEMEGDRKYSDLSVNQFEAGTEMRTTAPSDINNHWNSRSESTGRSWEAVQPVPINANMGRGGPDQRSVNLGWGDGQGIPHGNTSIHPGHQLPAGRMWESQPRYGGGGERLLGPRDRGFQNRDLGMGRGRFGWNRQTMHGNGNGNGSSLRPPPKGQRVCKYYDSGHCKKGASCGYLHP, from the exons ATGGAGCTTGAGCAAGCTCAGCTCGCCTCGGCCTTTTATGGACCCAGTATGCAAGAAGACGGAGGCGGAGGAGGAGAACCGCCGCAATCGCAGGAGGTGTTTGACCGGTCGATGCCGGCGGTGAAGGACTGCATGGCGGCCGATCAATGCGAAACGATCGGCGGGGGGATGGTTGTTGGGAAGGCGGGGCAGATGGTGGTGGTCAAAGAGGAGGCGGGTAAGAACTTGGGGAAGCGGAGGCGGGGCCGGCCGCCCAGCGGGCATGCCAAGGCGACGGCGGTGAGCAAGATGCAGGACGAAGAAGAAGACGTTTGCTTCATTTGCTTCGACGGTGGAAGCCTCGTGCTTTGTGATCGCAG GGGGTGCCCTAAGGCATACCATCCATCATGCATCAAGCGGGACGAGGCCTTCTTTAAATCGAAAGCCAAATGGAATTGTG GTTGGCATATATGTAGCAGTTGTCAGAAGGCTGCCCATTATTGGTGCTATACTTGTACATATTCTCTGTGCAAAAGATGCACTAAAGGCGCGGATTATCAATGTGTACGAGGAAATAAAGGATTTTGCGGAACATGTATGAGAACTATCATGCTAATTGAGAATGTGCAAGAAAATAAGGAAGGG GCTCAAGTTGATTTTGATGACAAGAGCAGCTGGGAGTATCTCTTCAAGGTTTACTGGATTCTTTTGAAAAGGAAACTATCCTTAACTTCGGACGATCTTTTTAAAGCTAAAAATCCATGGAATGAAGCTGCCGTTATGGTTGGTAAGGGGGATTCTTCAACTGAACTATATGATGGTAATAAAACAAATTCAGGTGCAGTCAACTGTTGTGCAGATCTGGAAGCTACACATTCAAAAAGAAGTAATAAAAAGCCCAGAACTTTGGACAAGGATTTGAGTGTTGAAGACACAGTTTGGGCGTCAAAGGAGCTCTTGGAGTTTGTTGCTTATTTGAGAAATGGTGATACATCTGTGCTATCGCAGTTTGATGTCCAGGCACTTTTGTTCGAGTACATAAAGAAAAACAATCTTCACGATCCTCGCCAGAAATGCCAAATTATTTGCGATTCAAGACTCATAAATCTTTTTGGGAAAGAATGTGTGGGTCACTTTGAAATGTTAAAGCTTCTTGAATTTCACTTCCTCATTAAGGAAAGTTCCAAGGCAGATAACATTATTAGCCCTGGAGTTGATAATACTGTTGGCAGCCAAATGGAGATTGATGGGAACTATGATAATCAAATGATGATGCGTAATGATAAGAGGTGTAAAACACGCAAAAGGGTAGATGAGAAAGGACCACCGACCAATCCTGATGGATTCGCCGCTATTGATCTTCACAACATTAATCTGATTTACTTGCGGCGTAACTGGGTGGAGAAGCTTATTGAAGATGTTGACAAATTGCATGAAAAGGTGGTTGGTTCAATTGTGCGAATAAGAATTCCTACTGGTGACCAAAAGGAAGATATTTATAGGCTTGTCCAAGTCACAG GTACCAGCAAGGTTGCTCAACCTTATAAAGTTGGCACAAAAACAACTGATGTTAAGCTTGAGATCTTGAACTTAAAAAAGAAAGAGGTTATATCAATTGACGAGATCTCTAATCAGGAGTTCTCCCAG GATGAATGCAAACGATTACGTCAAAGTATAAGGTGTGGGCTCAGCAAACAGTTGACTCTG GGTGAGATTCAGGAGAAAGCAATGGCCCTTCATGCAATTAGAGTAAATGAT TGTCTGGAAGCAGAGGTATTACGGATTAGTCAGCTTCGTGATCGAGCAAGTGAAAAAGGACGCAGAAAGGA GCTTAGACAATGTGTGGACAAACTACAGCTTCTGAACTCGCTAGAGGAACGTCAGCGCAGACTGCGTGAAATTCCTGAAGTACGCCCTGATCCTAGTATGGATCCAAGTTGTGAGTCCGAAGGCAGTGCTGGAGCATTCGATAAGAAACAAG ATGCCAAGGTCAGACCAAGGAGATCTGGTAGAAAGGGAAGGGCACCTTTCTCTCAACCAAGGGAAGGCGATACTTCAAGCAATTCTAGAAGTAAGGCACCGAAAAATCCGGGTAGAGCAACATTTGGAATAAATGGATGCAATACGACAAGGAGCCAGGTCAATCTCACTGGTTTGGTGGCTTTTGATGGGAATAATCAATCAGCAGTTGAATCCAATACACCTTCTGAGGTTGCATCAGAAAATTCATCGTTGCCCTCTTCTATAGTGACGAGTGCGAACCATTCTGTTGATGATTTTGAGACAGACATTATATGGCATTACCAGGACCCAACTGGAAAAGTTCAAGGACCATTTACACTCATGCTGTTGCGTAAATGGAATACAGCTGGGCACTTCCCTCTTGATCATAGAATATGGAAGATAGATGAGAATCCAGACAACTCCATCCTTTTGGCTGATGCATTGAATGGACAGTATAAACAACCATTATTGCCACATGACAGCCCGTTACTTTCTCAGGAATTTACAGCTGCCTCGGATGATAGAAACAATGGTCAGGATGATGGAAGGAACAAGAGTATGAACACAACTCCAATAGATGGTAAACAGGTTGAAGAGAGCTGGAACACGAAGCAGGATGGCCAAAGTTTGCAAAATAGTGGCAACAGTGAACTTTTAAGGAGCACTGCACCTGCTGATGTTGTCAATTCTAGTGATGAACAAACTGGAATCATTTTGCAAGGCCTGGATCAATTGAAGGATGATAATTCTTCGCCCAATCAACCCCAAGAAAGTAGTTCACAACCTTCTCCTGCATTTCCTGTGAAACCATCTGAAACTTTGTCGCATCAAGAAGGGGAGAGTAGAGGAGAGGAAATTAACTCTGATCAGAAGAATGGAAATTTGGATCCCCAACAGGCTGCTCAGGCTCAAATTACAAATGGACAGCATAATGAGAGCCGATCTGATAGTGAGGGCCATTCAGGTCAATCTTCCGGGCAAAACTGGAGGCCTCCACCTGTAAGCAGTCCTTCAAATGGCCATCATTCCAACTCGGATCTTGTTCCTTTGATTAAATCACTGGAGATTCCCGAACAAGATCAGAAGGAAAATAATTTTTCAGATATGCCCGGTCCCACTCCAAAACCAAGCAATGGAGACTTACAAGGTCAGGCAGCTGAAAATAGACAGTCTGTGCCTTCAAATGTTCCTGTTCAGGATGCTGGCCATAGCTGGAGCACCTCTTCTAGTTTAGTGGGTGGTGGGGCACCACTTCCGGAAGTAGATGATGACTGGGCCAAACCATCTTCTATAGAGGAATGGGAATCCAGTCTTGTCTCTGCATCTTCTTTTAAACCAAGCGAGATGAATCAGTTTACGGAACCAACTGAATTTTGTACTTTACCTGATGAATCAGTTTCAGATCTTCTGGCTGAAGTTGAAGCAATGGAGACTCTCAGCAGCTTGGCTACCCCGACTTCAATCATGAATTGTCAAGGGGACTTTACAGAGGGTTCAAAAAATGATAGTTTCAGTTCTGTAGATGGATTCAGCCCAGCACCCGACCCTGGAAAAGGTGATGCTTTGAGCTCCACTGGTGATTTACGGGTTTCCAAGGCGATGGATGAACCAGTTGGGGTATGTCAGGGAAATGCACTTGATTTGAGCTCCACTGCTAATTTACAGGTTTCCATGGTGACGGACGAACCAGTTGGGGCATGTCAGGGAAATGCTCTTGATCTAAAAAACAGATCTGGTGTACATTCGTCCACAAGCCCCGAAATGGAGGGAGACAGAAAGTACAGTGATCTTTCAGTTAACCAATTTGAGGCAGGTACAGAGATGCGAACCACTGCACCATCGGACATCAACAATCATTGGAACAGTAGGTCAGAAAGCACAGGAAGGAGTTGGGAAGCAGTTCAGCCAGTTCCGATAAATGCAAACATGGGACGGGGAGGACCAGACCAAAGAAGTGTAAACCTGGGTTGGGGAGATGGTCAGGGGATACCGCACGGAAACACGAGCATACATCCAGGTCATCAGTTGCCCGCCGGGAGAATGTGGGAAAGCCAACCAAGGTACGGCGGCGGCGGAGAAAGACTCTTGGGTCCAAGAGATCGTGGTTTCCAGAATAGGGATTTAGGTATGGGTAGGGGTAGGTTTGGATGGAACAGGCAGACGATGCATGGAAATGGCAATGGAAATGGAAGTTCGTTGAGGCCTCCTCCCAAAGGGCAGCGGGTTTGTAAATATTACGATAGCGGGCACTGCAAGAAGGGAGCATCCTGTGGTTATCTGCACCCCTGA
- the LOC103401007 gene encoding uncharacterized protein isoform X1: protein MDTNNNSKDELRDQSKTSQKGRSCKGTLYYSSALKSKAYNPLCVGVPRSIPEVPQSIVSETETKASKDDRHLTEFRYACAGYSLYLDRITKDHSGKEQPELPVCYGLELLVGKRMVQKTPAAAPVSAHVHHKQEVREVPQTQRQQPTQSAGSLFFNRFTRNADLVASGVTKNIRKVGNYIKGSVDDFLYQYRGRPK from the exons ATGGATACGAACAACAACAGCAAAGACGAGCTCCGGGACCAATCAAAAACCTCCCAAAAAGGCAGATCATGCAAAGGAACACTCTATTATTCATCCGCCCTCAAATCCAAGGCTTACAATCCTCTCTGCGTCGGCGTTCCTCGCTCCATCCCCGAAG TGCCTCAGTCAATAGTTTCGGAAACTGAGACGAAAGCTTCTAAAGATGATCGACATCTTACTGAATTTCGTTATGCTTGTGCTGGTTACTCGCTGTACTTGGATCGAATTACGAAAGACCATTCTGGAAAGGAACAACCAGAATTGCCTGTTTGCTACGGTCTCGAG CTTTTGGTTGGCAAAAGAATGGTTCAAAAGACACCTGCTGCTGCTCCCGTTTCTGCCCATGTCCATCATAAACAGG AAGTTCGTGAAGTCCCTCAGACTCAGAGGCAGCAACCGACTCAGTCTGCAGGAAGTCTTTTCTTCAACAG GTTTACAAGAAACGCAGATCTTGTTGCTTCAGGGGTGACTAAGAACATACGTAAAGTTGGGAACTACATAAAAGGAAGTGTCGATGATTTTCTATACCAGTACAGAGGGCGACCAAAGTAA